A region from the Hippoglossus hippoglossus isolate fHipHip1 chromosome 18, fHipHip1.pri, whole genome shotgun sequence genome encodes:
- the zbtb4 gene encoding uncharacterized protein zbtb4, with protein MVSSEKVWDPLHAGLIQSPLSEQHLAPGLTPRPHTAAKDATCHQSQRLTPWTSPPLSLVALDALQAVQSSSPLHPPVNLYGLKKIEGLHKLAWSRGVASQSEEEEEEEEEGETEQLEMKGKRHGGRGEAMMEDRLEDMVDGPKNAKITLSFPLSAAPLPASLTSPNHCRSSSSSSPSPHRRRPSSKSSDEGSLWKLDATMDVKHRPFKPPRHDSSPSSSPSSSSSPMTVHALIRKDIKSPPPLKCSKLNPETQFQRSPPRSSSGSLGACYGVDGWDERHRIANGTVSPSQTAQILFSLGTSAYQRCGDAERREKITGRPAGKLGSPHGPSLHPPTLHLPPPLPPPPPPPSEGLTAPPHSSSYSPTDSLKPELICGVCHRLFSSASSLTVHMRLHRGSRALSCRFCGKVFIHSKRLQSHEASCKMPGLPSNSLGPPPLTMQPKEEPLEEGEVRVEGGMIVGETDISKARPGKKARSLLARIQGDDAADAELLAGDEHHFVKVVDGNVIYFCSVCERSYMTLSSLKRHSNVHSWRRKYPCHYCDKVFALAEYRTKHEVWHTGERRYQCIFCWDAFATYYNLKTHQKTIHGINPSLISSEKTANGGYKQKANALKLYRLLPMRSQKRPYKTYSDSLHNGLLLPPTETPPLSLPGLGCALGSGDLQSLISGAHPQSVKPDPDAFPDDFPVSVAPEHRDLSGLTPLPQADMHRVKNHESEARESEQGRGSGNFKMSSSNKTKTPKTGKETSMPSVITYGHTKPSVIVHGTAVSSSVIVHSNQVISGSEKSPISSPSPETSNSQTSHKASPRPIKKQRDSADSHRKRSRDNSDTRENGSTSRGGREAEAGRSFHKSRKSHSKSDTSSSKQLPASVGSHVREAGPLCQITVRIGEEAIVKRSISETDLRRDKSLSPPKSKRSETSSVREVKDSRHSHFHHHHHKHRLHRRASMEEEDDKEGDCEEEEEEVRKKRSKSPDGVREYYFRREVREQDSDHDMEDNLWRPYYSYKPKRKTQAHLQRVKSWQRKLKYKRSIRLKRRAERLKNCQNKETEKSQDEEEDETTEEPQKVDRVKGEGKKRGCLSAPLKDKSKDTEEQEACHKVASIPLHSPKPPPSTSGAPMGIKRRPWTNGNAAECGTCGRWFSSPRKRDKHELSHLLEFVCLFCRATFPSRDKLEDHQRAQHPKPTDAPSAPPKVALVEQDEGVGIKSVPEISKYDEERGGHVGLAGRNSSPSRLSRRALSRHTCPQCHKVCKTSSALTRHIRRHELSSSPEREREDKASEPKTTETVINDVSRDVETEKGKAPSALSVSVISYSTPDPPISGDCLASQQREDRLSELTAEHHRSESTDKPQLTGLTHPAVEKQPSPQTADPPLESPVNLVPTKHEFTPAAPSALQSVLVMNGAECLDYRSPSKKSLDSQIYRIPSPVHVVAPTNTSPNVPMTSQTRITAAAAPVSMTTAPSSEGGFVKRDGVIMDRERQGGSGMFLHAGYEEAPRVQDLRVQSLSRSPSPNEAQDLTMSSILAREREIERQRETERERERQREREKEKAREREIERAQKMSRVTHAPEDQMALLVPKEEPLSPVQSPQHIPTQTTMNGPSSHRHTPKSPRRSPSTIGLLSQANRQVHSSSQGLDRLSLPTGAAGVGDRPSAHALLLPRAPQPPEPEHQDTVSSRDSQQGGATPVGYPAQDYPLPLIVPDSYRSGKKQDENLLMSYPGGHLPFGPLGKVMVPHGGDLAKLPFYPDPYQLLYGPQLLAYPYNLAALPVTLNMMGPGGDKVEPLPFLPAIFNYAAAAGPYMGAAPHPLLANPSLYSGSSGSGKKQRDSSGKP; from the coding sequence ATGGTGTCCAGTGAAAAGGTATGGGACCCCCTCCACGCGGGACTTATTCAGTCACCTCTGAGTGAACAGCACCTGGCGCCTGGGCTAACTCCCCGACCACATACTGCAGCTAAGGACGCCACGTGCCACCAGAGTCAGCGGTTGACACCTTGGACTTCCCCGCCACTGTCATTAGTGGCTCTAGACGCCCTTCAGGCAGTTCAATCCTCCTCACCCTTACACCCACCTGTCAATTTGTACGGCCTGAAAAAGATCGAAGGACTACACAAGCTTGCCTGGTCTCGTGGGGTGGCCTCTCagtctgaagaggaggaggaggaggaggaggaaggggaaacTGAGCAGTTGGAGATGAAGGGTAAAAGGCATGGAGGCAGGGGAGAAGCCATGAtggaggacagactggaggaCATGGTCGATGGACctaaaaatgcaaaaattaCCCTAAGCTTCCCACTTAGTGCCGCCCCCCTCCCAGCCTCTCTGACATCTCCAAACCACTGTCgcagctcctcctcatcctctccttccccccACCGCCGGCGTCCGTCCTCCAAGAGCTCGGATGAGGGGTCGTTGTGGAAATTGGATGCCACCATGGATGTAAAGCACAGACCTTTTAAGCCCCCGAGGCACGACAGCTCTCCGTCCTcttcgccctcctcctcctcatctcccaTGACTGTTCATGCACTTATCAGGAAGGACATAAAATCTCCGCCTCCTCTGAAATGCTCCAAACTCAATCCAGAGACTCAGTTTCAGAGGTCACCCCCAAGATCCTCAAGCGGGTCTTTGGGGGCCTGTTATGGTGTCGATGGATGGGACGAGAGGCACAGGATCGCCAACGGTACAGTGTCGCCCTCTCAAACTGCCCAGATCCTCTTCAGCCTGGGCACATCAGCCTATCAGAGATGTGGggatgcagagaggagagaaaagataaCAGGAAGACCAGCTGGGAAACTGGGAAGCCCTCATGGACCAAGCCTTCATCCACccaccctccacctccctccccccttaccaccacctcctcctcccccatctGAGGGTCTAACTGCCCCCCCTCACTCGTCCTCCTACTCTCCGACCGACAGCCTGAAGCCTGAGCTGATCTGTGGTGTGTGCCACCGGCTCTTCAGCTCGGCCTCCTCCCTCACAGTCCACATGCGGCTGCATCGTGGCAGCCGTGCCCTCAGTTGCCGTTTCTGTGGCAAAGTCTTCATCCACAGCAAACGACTGCAATCCCACGAGGCCTCCTGCAAGATGCCAGGCCTCCCCTCCAACAGCCTgggccctcctcctctcactatGCAGCCAAAGGAGGAGCCGCtcgaggagggtgaggtgagagtGGAGGGGGGAATGATTGTGGGAGAAACAGACATCAGTAAGGCGCGGCCAGGAAAGAAAGCACGGAGCCTCCTGGCGCGTATCCAAGGTGATGATGCAGCAGACGCAGAGTTACTGGCGGGTGATGAGCACCATTTTGTGAAGGTGGTTGATGGCAATGTCATTTACTTCTGCTCTGTGTGCGAGCGATCCTACATGACCCTATCCAGCCTGAAGCGTCACTCTAATGTGCACTCATGGCGCCGCAAATATCCCTGCCATTACTGCGACAAAGTCTTTGCCCTGGCTGAGTACCGCACCAAGCACGAGGTGTGGCACACAGGAGAGCGCCGCTACCAGTGCATCTTCTGCTGGGACGCCTTCGCCACCTACTACAATCTCAAAACGCACCAGAAAACCATTCACGGGATTAACCCCAGCCTCATCTCCAGTGAAAAGACAGCTAATGGCGGCTATAAGCAGAAAGCTAATGCCCTCAAGCTCTACCGCCTTCTCCCCATGCGTTCTCAGAAGAGACCGTACAAGACGTACAGTGACAGTTTGCATAATGGCCTGCTTCTACCACCAACTGAAACACCGCCCCTCTCCCTGCCCGGTCTGGGCTGTGCTCTGGGCTCTGGGGACCTACAGAGCCTAATCAGCGGAGCCCACCCCCAGAGTGTTAAGCCTGACCCAGATGCCTTCCCCGATGACTTCCCTGTTTCTGTGGCTCCAGAACACAGGGACCTCTCTGGACTAACACCCCTCCCCCAAGCGGACATGCACCGCGTTAAAAACCATGAGAGCGAAGCCCGAGAGTCAGAGCAGGGCAGAGGCAGTGGCAACTTCAAAATGTCTAGTagcaacaaaaccaaaactCCCAAGACTGGTAAAGAAACTAGCATGCCTTCTGTGATAACATATGGACATACAAAACCCTCTGTCATAGTTCATGGAACAGCAGTGTCATCCTCTGTCATCGTACATAGCAACCAGGTTATTTCTGGAAGCGAAAAAAGCCCAATAAGCAGCCCGTCCCCTGAAACCAGCAACAGTCAAACTTCACACAAGGCCAGCCCCAGGCCAATTAAAAAGCAAAGGGATAGTGCGGACAGCCATAGGAAGAGATCAAGAGACAATTCAGATACCAGAGAGAATGGTTCAACTTCAAGAGGTGGACGCGAGGCAGAGGCAGGTCGATCATTTCACAAATCACGCAAGTCCCACAGCAAGAGCGACACCTCTAGCTCAAAGCAGCTACCGGCATCTGTAGGGTCACATGTCAGAGAGGCAGGGCCACTCTGCCAGATCACTGTACGCATCGGCGAGGAAGCCATCGTGAAGCGCAGCATCTCTGAGACAGACCTCCGGAGAGACAAGAGCCTTTCTCCCCCCAAATCCAAACGCAGTGAAACATCGTCTGTGCGAGAGGTCAAGGATTCACGCCACTCTCACttccaccaccatcaccataaACACCGCCTGCACCGCAGAGccagcatggaggaggaggatgataaggagggagactgcgaggaggaggaggaggaggtgaggaaaaAGAGATCCAAATCCCCCGATGGAGTGAGGGAGTACTACTTCCGTCGGGAGGTGAGGGAGCAGGACAGTGACCATGACATGGAGGATAATTTATGGCGGCCTTACTACTCCTACAAGCCTAAAAGGAAGACCCAAGCACATCTGCAGAGGGTGAAGAGCTGGcagagaaaactgaaatacaagCGCTCCATCCGGCTGAAGAGGAGGGCGGAGAGGCtcaaaaactgtcaaaataaagaaacagagaaatcccaagatgaggaagaggatgagacGACTGAGGAGCCCCAGAAAGTTGACAGAGTTAAgggagaggggaaaaagaggggctgtctctctgctcctttAAAGGATAAGAGCAAAGACACAGAAGAGCAGGAGGCCTGTCATAAGGTTGCTTCCATTCCTCTGCACTCTCCAAAGCCTCCTCCGTCTACCTCAGGGGCTCCTATGGGAATAAAGAGGCGGCCTTGGACTAACGGGAACGCAGCAGAGTGTGGTACATGTGGCCGCTGGTTCTCAAGCCCCAGGAAGCGAGACAAACACGAGCTGAGCCATCTGCTGGAGTTTGTGTGCCTCTTCTGCCGAGCCACTTTCCCCTCAAGGGATAAGTTGGAAGACCACCAGAGAGCCCAGCATCCCAAGCCCACTGACGCACCCTCTGCACCCCCTAAAGTGGCACTTGTTGAACAGGATGAAGGGGTCGGGATCAAATCTGTGCCAGAGATTTCAAAGTACGATGAAGAAAGGGGGGGGCATGTGGGTTTAGCAGGGAGAAACTCTAGTCCAAGTCGCCTCAGCAGACGAGCATTATCACGACACACCTGTCCACAGTGTCACAAGGTGTGTAAGACATCTTCAGCACTAACTCGCCATATCCGACGCCACGAGTTAAGCAGCTCCCCAGAAAGGGAAAGGGAAGATAAAGCCTCGGAGCCAAAAACAACAGAGACCGTTATTAATGACGTTAGCAGAGACGTAGAGACGGAGAAGGGAAAGGCTCCCAGTGCGCTCTCTGTTTCAGTTATCAGCTATTCAACACCAGACCCGCCCATCAGTGGTGACTGTTTGGCCTCGCAGCAGCGCGAAGACCGCCTCAGTGAACTGACCGCTGAACATCACAGGTCAGAATCCACAGACAAGCCCCAACTAACAGGGCTCACACATCCAGCTGTAGAGAAACAGCCCAGCCCACAAACAGCAGACCCTCCACTAGAAAGTCCAGTTAATCTCGTGCCCACTAAACATGAATTCACGCCTGCCGCACCCTCCGCTCTCCAGAGCGTGCTCGTCATGAACGGGGCCGAATGTCTGGACTACCGCAGCCCCAGCAAAAAGAGCCTAGACAGCCAGATCTACAGAATACCCAGCCCTGTGCACGTCGTGGCACCCACCAACACCTCTCCAAATGTGCCCATGACGTCACAGACCAGAAtaaccgctgctgctgctcctgtttccatgacaacagctCCCAGCTCCGAGGGCGGATTCGTGAAACGGGATGGGGTCATTATGGACAGGGAGAGGCAGGGTGGGAGTGGTATGTTTCTGCACGCAGGTTATGAGGAAGCACCTCGGGTCCAGGATCTAAGAGTTCAGTCACTGTCCAGGAGTCCCTCTCCCAATGAAGCACAAGACCTTACCATGTCCTCGATACTAgctagagagagggagatagagaggcaaagagagacggagagggagagagagagacagagagagagggagaaagaaaaggcgagagaaagagagatagagagggcCCAGAAAATGAGCAGAGTTACTCATGCCCCAGAGGACCAAATGGCACTGTTGGTCCCTAAAGAGGAGCCCTTGAGTCCTGTGCAATCCCCCCAGCACATCCCCACTCAAACCACTATGAATGGACCCTCCTCACACAGGCACACTCCCAAGTCCCCGCGTCGGTCTCCCTCCACCATTGGACTGTTATCTCAAGCCAACCGTCAGGTTCACTCCAGCTCACAAGGACTCGACAGGCTCTCACTGCCCACTGGAGCAGCTGGTGTCGGCGACCGCCCCTCTGCCCACGCTCTGCTACTCCCCCGAGCCCCTCAGCCACCTGAGCCCGAGCACCAGGACACTGTTTCTTCCAGAGACTCCCAGCAGGGGGGCGCCACCCCAGTGGGCTACCCTGCCCAGGATTATCCCTTACCCCTAATTGTGCCGGACAGCTACCGCTCTGGTAAGAAGCAGGATGAAAATCTGCTCATGTCCTATCCTGGTGGACATCTTCCCTTTGGCCCACTGGGAAAAGTGATGGTCCCTCATGGCGGGGACCTGGCCAAGCTGCCATTTTATCCAGACCCTTACCAGCTGCTCTATGGGCCCCAGCTGCTGGCCTACCCCTATAACTTAGCAGCTCTTCCGGTGACTCTGAACATGATGGGACCTGGGGGGGACAAGGTGGAGCCTCTGCCTTTCCTTCCAGCCATCTTCAACTACGCAGCCGCTGCTGGGCCCTACATGGGCGCAGCACCCCACCCCCTCTTGGCGAATCCCAGCCTGTACAGCGGCAGCAGTGGCAGCGGCAAGAAGCAACGTGACAGCAGCGGCAAACCTTAG